The Salegentibacter sp. Hel_I_6 region ATAATGGCATAAGAACTTAGTCTTCCAAAATGATAGAGTGAGATCTGGCCAAGTTTTTTGAAATTGTTTTTATGATCTACCGGCAATAAAAAAGCAATAGGACCGCACATTCCCACACAGTGGAAACTTCCCAAAATCCCAAATATTAAAGCCGAGATCAACATTTAATAAACAATTTCGTTTTTATATAAATAGGATTTTCCTTCATATTCCCAGTGAATATTGATATTCCATCGGCCTGCTACCAATTGATCATCAGCAATAAAAACTTGATATTCTTTTAGTTTCAGCGGAATATTAAAATCGAGTTTTTCATTAGAAGGTCTATAAAAATTAAGGTTTCCTGAGATTTTAGAAAGTTCCAGGTTTTCGGGAAATTCAACAAGCCAACCATTTTCTACCCTTCGATCACTTATATTTTCTTCCAAAGCAAAAGCATTGGTTTCTGCATCAATCTCCTCCTGGTAATGCAGTTCTTTTTGGTAATAATCTTCAGTTACCAAATCGTGATCAAATTTTCTATCGGTTAGCATATTTATCACTAAATACATAATGAAACTTATAAAAAGTGTCATTCCAATTACAATTCCTGTTCCCCAGTTTATTTTCATTTTTTCCAATTTTACTCGATAGTCGAGATTTAATAAATCTTGTGTTATTATGCTTAGTTTTTAATTAAAACTGCGCGGCCCCATAAACATAGTGCTGGTTGTTTCTATTAACCGCTCCCTGCTATAAATCCCAATTTTCAACTTTTCTTTTTCGTTTTCCAATGCGGCTGTATGTATTTCAATAAAGAGCGTTCCCTCGGTTAACTCCTGTCCCGGAACCGTAATATTTGAAGTCTTTACCGGCTTTATTGTTCCCTTGTGAGACAATAATCTAAATTCAATATCTTCAAAATCGGCTGTGGTTTTATTTACCAGCTTATAGGTAAAAACATTGCTAACCACGTTATCGGCCTTGCGTTCGTATAATTGCCCGGGTAATCTTAAAATACGGGCTTCAACTTCACTTCTTATAAATAACATTCCTACCAGAACTGCGGTTAAAATTCCTAAAACTATACTGTAACCTTTTAACCTGGGCGTAAACCTGAATTTTGCTTTCTTTTCAATATTTTCTTCACTAGCGTAGCGAATTAAACCTTTTGGAAGATCTACCGCTTCCATCATACTATCGCAGGCATCTATACAAGCGGTACAGTTTATACACTCCAGCTGCGTACCGTTCCTAATATCTATTCCCGTTGGGCAGACCTGCACACACTGGAAACAGTCTATGCAATCTCCTTTACCCGTTGCCTGCCGGTTCTCATTTTTCTTGAATTTTGCTCTGCCTTTTTCTTTTTCCCCACGTTTGTGATCGTAGGCTACTACTATAGATTTATTATCTAAAAGCACTCCCTGAAGCCTTCCATAGGGACAGGCAATTACACAAACCTGTTCTCTAAACCAGGCAAAAACAAAATAGAATACCGCGGTGAA contains the following coding sequences:
- a CDS encoding FixH family protein, which translates into the protein MKINWGTGIVIGMTLFISFIMYLVINMLTDRKFDHDLVTEDYYQKELHYQEEIDAETNAFALEENISDRRVENGWLVEFPENLELSKISGNLNFYRPSNEKLDFNIPLKLKEYQVFIADDQLVAGRWNINIHWEYEGKSYLYKNEIVY
- the ccoG gene encoding cytochrome c oxidase accessory protein CcoG produces the protein MENQEKFRDKIATADDEGKRLWVFPKKPSGKFYEYRKYVSYVLLILLFAAPFVKINGNQFLMFNILERRFNIFGFPFWPQDFHIFVIMMVIGVVFIILFTVAFGRIFCGWFCPQTIFMEMVFRRIEYWIEGDRGKQMRLEKQKWDAEKIRKRSLKWFLFFIISFLIANVFLAYIMGSDRLIQYVTDGPQNHLSTFFSLLIFTAVFYFVFAWFREQVCVIACPYGRLQGVLLDNKSIVVAYDHKRGEKEKGRAKFKKNENRQATGKGDCIDCFQCVQVCPTGIDIRNGTQLECINCTACIDACDSMMEAVDLPKGLIRYASEENIEKKAKFRFTPRLKGYSIVLGILTAVLVGMLFIRSEVEARILRLPGQLYERKADNVVSNVFTYKLVNKTTADFEDIEFRLLSHKGTIKPVKTSNITVPGQELTEGTLFIEIHTAALENEKEKLKIGIYSRERLIETTSTMFMGPRSFN